cccttgtggggtcgcggggggcgctggcgcctatctcagctacaatcgggcgaaggcggggtacaccctggacaagtcgccacctcatcgcagggccaacacagatagacagacaacattcacacactagggccaatttagtgttgccaatcaacctatccccaggtgcatgtctttggaagtgggaggaagccggagtacccggagggaacccacgcattcacggggagaacatgcaaactccacacagaaagatcccgagcctggatttgaacccaggactgcaggagcttagtattgtgaggcagacgcactaacccctctgccaccgtgaagcccactgtgCAGACAGTACAATTTAAAGCATCAGTGTTCGAAGTGCGCCTTAGGGGGCCATTCATGACCCCCTTTTTATTTCATAAGAAAAATAGAGCAATAAgtcacaatgtaaaaaaaaaaaacacgtagcTTGATACTAATATCTAATAATAACTAAAACAGTATTCGTCTTGAAACATAacttttttcccttttttctaTATTTAGGAACATTTATAGAAAACATCAAAGTGAATAAGGCCTGCATCTTTTCAGCATGTGGCTTTTGGTGAACAAAGTTCAGACACTTATGTGAGTGTTGCATGATTTAAAGAAGTGCTTGTATAGTTATCATTTACCTCAAAAATGATTTGCAGGAATCACTTCCTTCCAAGTCAAACACTTGCACAACCTCTTTTACAACTTAGGCCCTCTCACACTGTAACTGcttacaataaaaacattgacAGTCAACCAGCaaattgattgatatgtattcctaaatgtatttttctgtatttcaaaaatacagaaaataaaTTTCACTTACCACTTGACAACATAAACAATAGTGATAACATGAATAAAACATTGATATGTATTATTAAACAGCCAACATTCAAATAATCTCATGCATGATGTACCTATCTTCTCCATCGAGGCCTCTGTAGATAAGAACCCCTGCTGCAATAATTGCTGCCGTGTTTCCTCATCCTCTACCTGTATCTCAGACACCATGTTGCAAGGAACATATCCCAAACGACCACCAGACTCCCCTTGGTAGAACCCGTCTGAGTCTTTATCCCCATAAACCTGAACAGAAAAGAAAAAACTATTTCTTCTCTATACTCTCAAGTTTGATTGATTTCACCAGACCATTAACAGATAGTGAAAATGTGTTAGCAAAACAAAACTTGTTTGCATGCAAGCATGCATATTTATTATCTTGTACATGTTAGATTGTGAACATGAACTGGTGTTCATGTCAGCTTGATCTGTTGCATCTGACATGCCATAAAGAAGATGTGACACGCTGAATTATGTGCTGTTGCAGTCATGTCCATACTGTGTGGGGGACATACTGTGATGATCTGTCCCTCTCTAAACAGCAACTCCTCCTCGGAAGCATCCGGGTTAGGTGACATGGTGGCAGGATCATAGGGGAAGAGGGCTACAAAGATGCGTGTGTCTCCTTTTGTCTTTGGTGATTCGAAACAACCTACACACAGACATCATCAAACTTAATTGCAGACTGCAAGGTCTAAATAGACATACAATTACTTGCAGTACATAAAATATACAATAAAAGGCCTTATataacataatttaaaaaaagtgtttatgcATATTTAGTAAAAGGAACATCAGCAAGGACCATGTATTTCAAAAAGTACTTCTCCACATTCTAAATAAATGTCAAATACCAGTGTTTCCATACAAGGGATTGGTATATAATAGAACTACACCTACTGGAACCCCTATAGTTTTCTCAGGGTGGCTTGGAAGGAGTTTATCCCAAAATCACTAAAAACATTGCTGGCATTACTGCCTCTGGGCTTACTGAGCCGGATTCTGAGACAGTCATTGGCATGGCAACTCAGGGCTGTACGCTTAGCTTTTTCTCTGtagtccatccttccatccatcatcttccgcttatccgaggtcgggtcgcgggggcagcagcctaagcagggaagcccagacttccctctccccagccacttcgtccagctcttcccgggggatcccgaggcgttcccaggccagccgggagacatagtcttcccaacgtgtcctgcgtcttccccgtggcctcctaccggttggacgtgccctaaacacctccctagggaggcgttcgggtggcatcctgaccagatgcccgaaccacctcatctggctcctctcgatgtggaggagcagcggctttactttgagttcctcccggatggcagagcttctcaccctatctctaagggagagccccgccacccagcggaggaaactcatttcggccgcttgtacccgtgatcttatcctttcggtcatgacccaaagctcatgaccataggtgaagatgggaacgtagatcgaccggtaaattgagagctttgccttccggctcagctccttctttaccacaacggatcgatacaacgcccgcattactgaagacaccgcaccgatccgcctgtcgatctcacgattcactcctctcccaatcgtgaacaagactcctaggtacttgaactcctccacttggggcagggtctcctccccaacccggagatggcactccacccttttccgggcgagaaccatggactcagacttggaggtgctgattctcattccggtcgcttcacactcggctgcgaaccgatccagtgagagctgaagatcccggccagatgaagccatcaggaccacatcatctgaaaAAACCAGAGACctacgccttgactgcgcctagaaattctgtccataaaagttatgaacagaatcggtgacaaaggacagccttggcggagtccaaccctcactggaaacgtgtccgacttactgccggcaatgcggaccaagctctgacaccgatcatacagggagtggaccgcaacgataagacagtccggtaccccatactctctgagcactccccacaggacttcccgagctAGTATTGTACGTATTTTATGTAGTATTTTTTACATAATTAAAACATAAATTACAAAACCTTACCAGCCCTGTAAGACAGATGGAGAGCAACGTGGCAAACCAAGACCTGGTTAGCTTCAGGTGCTCTGCCGTAATTTTATCGATGCCACATTCTTTGTTATCAGCTAGTTACCTTAAGGCTTGGGGAATCTAATAGGGGCTGATTCGTACCAATTTCTATATGTTGCCTGTACAATTGGGCTTACTTGACACAGTTGAACGGAGCAGCATAGTGCTGCCCCCAACCACTTCCTCTATGTTGCCTGTACAATTGTGCTTACTTCTGACACAGTTGAACAGAGCAGCATAGTGCTGCCCCTACAGTTCAGTAATATTTTCTCCACCAGATATTCCCATAATGTTGCATGGCAATGTTGCTTTAACCCTACTTATATTTTTAACTTATTTTCAGAAACCTGTGACATTGCTGTCAAGCAGTTTTTCACCTCATAGAGTTAGCTCTCAAGGCTTTCTCATGCTTGATAAAACAAGCCAGCTAGTTGTTCTGTAGATTTCACTGTAGTAGGTGAAACTGTCCGCAGGTAAAAGCAATAGATTACACAGTTATAAAGATGACATCATTATTAACAGACGGTTTTGCCACTGAATATAAGTACTAATTAAAATACTAATACTAAATGTAACTGTTGTtcatctgttaaaaaaaaacatttgtttcgcATTGTTTATTAACAAACCTGTTCACTGATGTTTACCACTGCAGCATACTGTAGACATGAGTAATGCATAGTTTGCAAAGATCATTGCAAACGGGTTTTAGAGTTTGCCTTTCCCCCAATGTGCCGCTATAAACAAAGCTTGCTTAGCCCCGACGTGTCCTCAAAAGAGGTAATCAAGCTAAACCGCTGATCCTAAGCTGCATGAGCTGTTTGACAAACACACACTTGCTCATGAACTGCAACACCCTGGAAGAAAAGCAAACATTTTGACCCAATTTCTGGTCTAGATTTGAGAATgttcatatacaaaacataatcTATTTTCTTACTTAGTTTCCTAAGTAAGAAAATAGATTAAATACTATTGTATTTAATAGTGAGGTCACTATTAAATACAAAGTGATATTTAATGGCCTGCAGCACAGTTTACAGAATTGCAGGAGTAAAGCACGATGCCAGTACGACCAAAGACTTTATCTACAGTACATGTCTATCGTATTGGACAAAGTGAGACAAATTTAAAGAGCTGTAGTGGGACATAAGCTGCTCTGAAGAGAGCTGTTCTCTATCTCATTATGGAGAATCAGGCCATCAGGGTTAAGAATCATGGGGGAACACACTTTCACATCCTTGCTTTGATTAATAATCAACACATGGCATGTCGGTAGTCCCTTCCTCTATGTGCATATTTGTTTTGGTGTGTACTCCAGTGTGTGCTAAAAAAACGAATTAGGAATACACAATCTGCTTCATTATCATAAATATGCAGGGGAGGGATGGAAGAAGAGAGAGGCTCAGGCATCATTAAACGTTTTTTTGACTAATCAATGTTACTATTTTAATATCCGTCACTTCCTTCTGTCATGACAAACCACTTTAAGTTAAGCCGGTTCTCAGCTTAACGGGCTATCTCCCACTTCTCCACCAGTGCTGACACCCCTCCCTTGCCACATATTGTCCTAATCTGACTACCAGCATGTGGGAGAGAAGCAGAGGCTTCCTGACAGAAAACATGGGTCTGTCAGCATCACTTTAACATTTCTAACAGTGGGTTGAGTTAGGAATGTAACATTTGGAATAAGTAGTAATACGAAATAGTCTCTGACCTTTGAGCCGCTTGTCTTCCAAAACAACTGCTTTAGATGTTTGCTCGGAATCATGCACCCACGATGGAACTGCCTCACATCTTGATATCTTATGGGGCTCCTGTACAATAATCACAAAAAGACAATGAGAAAATCATCTGACACTGGATTATAACTACTACTTGAGCAGGAACGCACAATGAGGGAATTAGTGGGGAACCAAAATCGGAAACTAGTTTACGCTCTAAGCCGCTACATAAAAGGAAATATTACTTCTTGCTAGACATGTTAATATTCATCTATGATTAGGCTGACTAATTCTGAAGATTAACATCAtcaaccacaaaacacttttttttaaggtTGCAGAGGACCCATTAATGCAGCATCTCCTCAACAAACTGACTACATTATCTGCCCATTTCAGTAATGATCACTGAAGAAGTGGTTGAATAAGTTTTTATCTAGTGTGGTTCAATTACAGAATAACTCCTATAATGATTTAAAGGGAAGGATCGAAATGGGAGAATACTGTCATAATGTTTACCAAAGAATCTGCCTTTTTCCCCTGGTCGTAGGAGGGTCCAATATGCTCCATTTCAGCCCCCTCGATCCACCACTCTGAGCTCAGCTGTTCCATCACCACCTCCCCTGAAGTGCACGCTCCTGGTTTATTGACGTCATCTGTGTCGTACTCCACATCAATCGCCATCCCTCCACTATGTGACCTTACAGGACGTACTAATTGGCTGAATGGGTAAGGTCTTGGTGTAGTAGGCTCATAACCTGCAGCCATCTGACTCCTTAGCATGGCCTCCCTCTTAAGGCGGTCCTCTAAACCTCTAAGTGGTATCCTGTGTTTGTTGGGGGTGGACTGGGGAGGACAGTGAACAGACACACGCCTGTTGGTCGGACCTTCACATAAACACACTACATTTTCACTAGGATAATTTACAGTGTTTTCTGCATCTGAATAGTGGACTCTGTACTGCAACTTGGGCTTGACTTGTAAGGGTCCTCGCCTCAAAGAATCTTTGGTTAGGGATCTGGGATCACTGTTAAAGTGGTGGTGCTGAGGGGGAAAGTTAGAGTTGGAGTATGGAGGGTGACGTTGTAAAACATTATGGAGTTGTTCTGCGTCTCCGGGGTGAAGGTGGCTGGGCCTCAACTGAACCTGTTTGCGATGAGGTAATGGTTCTTCCCGAACACCGTCTTCATCCTCTGTTACCTCAGGAATGCTGAACAGCTGCTTGTTGTGGTAAACCTGAGGGGGCAACTTGAGAATTCTTTCAAGAATATCTTCACCACTATCTGAAGGCTCGGATTTGCGTAACTACAACCATAGACCATAAAAAGCCAAGAATCGCCAAAAGGAAAGGCCGTATCATTGTTGAGCGAAAAAAAAGCAGGAATTAAAGGAAGAAGATGCCCAGCCATGCAAAAGGAAAGAAAAGATAAAACAAAAAGAATCACAATTAAGCATGTGACTTCAAAATGTTACTTCAATATTCATATTATACAAGGACACGTTACCTCACAAGAACAGTATTCATATTCAGATTATTTGAGTACTTATTCCCACATACCCTGTTCGCTATGATTGTGTATTCCCTGGTTGATGCTTCCCTAAAGTGATCAGAATTTaggtcctcttcttcctcttcgaGGATGTCAAACAGATCTGATCGAATGTTGTCAGTGAGATGCTCCACTAGCCCTCTGTTACAACCCTACAATTAAAGGAACATCAAATCCAGAGTATTTAACGGCAACTGTTGTCACAAATACATCACATTCATTGTAGTTGTCACCAGCATTCATATTATAAAAGTAAGTCAATGATTCAAAACTGACCTTCTGCATATTGTCGTACATTGTGTCATGGTCCTGCCTCAAGAAATCCTCAATGGAAACCAAGCGTTTGTTCTCGAGTTCCTCGTCAACCTCAGAGTCCAGTGATGAAGTACTGGGGGGTCGAAGGATTAGAGTGTCTTGTGGGTTCAGTAGGTCTGTAATCGGGGTTTTAGGCGGAGTGGGAATGCGCTCTGGGGTTCCGTGTATGGCACAGGGATCCTCAATGAATTCTGAAATGGACGGGAAAGGACGGATTGTTCCAGGGCTGTCGGTATTCCTGCGCTGCTCTAACGTGACCACTTGGGTCACAGTTGTCTCTGCAGGCACAGGTTTTATTACAGGAGATGGTTGGAGAGCTGAGGAGGTGGGGGGTGTCATATTCATCTggcgaaaagaaaaaaaagtcagtGTGCATTTTCCAAGCAGAAGTCAACTGTGCATCACGTAAACAATGAGTTATAATTACCACTGGTGTGACGGTGGAGGTAACGGGTAATGTGGCTTCACATGCAGCAATGGAAACAGCACTAAGAGGGCTGGTCAATGCCTTCGCAAATGACGCTGATGACAAAAAGGCCTCTGAGGGTGGTATATGAAGACAGTTGGCAACATCATCCACTGTGAGGCCAGTAATGGAGACTTTGGCAGCGGAGTTCTCAAAAGTAAGCTGCCTGGATAGATTTGTGGGTCTAACAGGGGTGCAGGCAAGGGTTGGTACTACCAGGGTGGCGGCAGCGGGGCCAGCCATGATAGCGGCAAGCTTGGAGGGCACATTAACTGGAAAAGAGTCAGAGGACTCCCCATGGGCAGACATGGTCCTGACAGTGAGATCCTGAGCTGTCTGCAGAGATTGGATTTGGGAAGGGCCCAGCAAAGCACTGCCGGCTGTTGGGGAGGACACCTCTAATACCTgcaaattaattacaaaaaatattcaaatgttTAACTATAGTAATTTAAGGAATAAAGCCACCGGTCAAACCTTTTTCTTATCTGCATATATGGTGTACCCAGTGACATGGACTCCATTGGAGGTTCCAGCATTATCAATAGTGACTGGCAGCCAACTGATAAGGGCTATCCCTGGGGAAGGACCGTGCTCCAACTGTACATCCAGTGGAGCATCAGGAGGACCTAAATGATTATACCACAGTCAATGGTAAATATAAGGTATAGTATAGACTCGTTTTAACATTAATACGAGTTCATGTGAGTTGCGGTATCTTGAAACTAGTACTTGGGATGAGGAAATATTCTACAATGAACACAGACGTCCAGCaagaaaatgacaaaacatttctaAAGGGACATTCAAAAATTGTTAGACCATATATACCTTTGTTCCCAGACTGTGCGCTTGAAACTTAAGCAAATTTCGGTAATCATTAAGTGAACTTAGTTAAAAAAAGAACAGTGCTCACATAATCTAAATAAAGAAAAAGTAACACATTTGATCACAATATCAATGCTACACACTTTAATGATGGTGTTATGAGATGTATAATATATTGATTTAAAATGATCAAGTCTATACTGAGATTACTGCAGTGCCCTAGAGAGCATGAAAGACTATTCTGTGCTTGATTAAAATATGTATAACATTTTGGCAAAGACAGAATGTCAACTCCTGACCTGCCATTAACGTGCTGAAATTGATGGTAGCACTTCTGTGTTCACGTCGCTCCACAGGTAACTCCCATGCTGTGCGATGTGgccgtgcctccactttgactgtgtaCTGCTGGCTGGGTAAGAGTTTATTGAGGCACAGCGAATAGCATCCAGCCTTCACCAGCTCACACTCTTGCTCATTCAAGGACACAATGTGCACATAGTTACTGTTGCAGGGCAGCCAGGACAGGCTGGCAGAGGTGGCAGTGATGCTGTCCACACGCAGCTGTGTAGGTGCCACACATACGTCACGGCCAATCAGCATGCTGCAGCGCAGCTGGTCTGAGAGGCCCTTCTCTGTCAGACTTTGCACAGATACACGGTAGGCCTTGAGGTTGATGTCAAGTCTCTCTAACACAGCTTTGGTTTGGGCACCGAAGGGCACATTAAGCCGTAGCTCCTGGTCCACATACACATTATAGCTCCACACGTTGCCCCACCCAGCCGGCACCAGTGGAGGGTCCCAGCTGATGATGATGCTCTTGGCAAGCTGCTTGATGAGTTTGAGCTTACGAGGGTAAGGCACAGTGTCCACTTCCATCTCCTCCAAATCCAAGTCCAGGCCATTGGTGAGGGGGGCTGAGACACCCAAGGCTGAATTGGAAGAGGCTGAGGCGGGGCCAGAGGCAGAAAAGGCCTCCGTCCTCTCTGAGGCGTGTACACCTGTGTGGAGGTGATGCTGGTTGCTGGCACTGTGCAAACTGCTGTTTAGCAAGGTGTTGTGGGACATGTCACTCGTCTCCTCAGGGTGAGAGCCCATTACATCGTCATCCGAAAGGCGTTCCACAAAATTAGAGGGGACCAACCCTCTCCTTCCATCCATTAACTCACCTAAAAAGGATCACCATGTGACACAAATATAACAAATTTTACATTAAACTAAATATCATCAGCACATACCTTCATAGAAGCCGTCATCATCCATGCCTCCATACACATAGATGTATTCTCCAGCAGTGAGTGGTAGTTCCATTTCGGGGTTATCATTAGGGCCATCATAAGGATTATAGCTGTTTAAAATTAATTTACAGGTTGACTAAAAGCCTTTTTTGAGACCAAACTCCGCATTATAGTTTGTTGACGCTCAAttctaaatacattttacaaACCTGTATCGTGCAATAAAAACCTGGAGCTTGGCTGTTTCTCTGCTGGCTGTGTAAGGTGCGAGGGCAATGTCAATGTCCAGTTCCTCCACTTCACTAGCGGTGTCAACCTGACAACACAACAAGCAACGGGTGAAGCTTACGAATTCCCATATTTTTGATTCGTTTGACCTCAAATTGACGTGTTCAAACTCAAACAACAAGACAAAGTCATGAAATGATATAAAATGCAAATTTACTTTGCTAATCAAATACTATAATCTGTATTCTTTTTGTCATAAATGTGTGTAGTTGTGTGAGTGGGTGGATAACACTTTGCAGTACATCAGTGGTCACAAGGGATGTGTATATCGTTAAGATTTAATCGGTACAATACCCTTATTGATACTCCTTATCGATACTGGTATTTATCAGTACTCTTATCGATACCGCAGGGTTTCCCGTAGCGCTTTGTTGTTGAGGCGGCCGCCtttacaacaaagagccaccTTCTTaaataaagtcttaaaaaaaaaaaaaggtcttaacaagctgctctgcttagttCTGTGTTTGCCTTTGTCAGTATGTCTAtggagcacccagcattgtcccacccacacaaacatCTGATTGTATACAAGCAgaacggtaacagccaatcagcagtgcgtattcagagcgatgtaacagccaatcagcagtgcgtattcagagcacatgtaacGTGGTAGTGAGCAGAAAGCTGTGTTTTGCAGGTAAGacaataaacacttccaagtcaactactagtaacatcactaggagcccGTTGACGTTTTAGAAACAAGCGGGAGCTCatctcgctcgcagtccttgaggtgaaggctaattagcttttagcataacgttagctcactttgcagtgtgtgtgcatgtgtgtgtgtttgttacggacagcaaagccctgtcagtctgagagaaagacaagcattattgacttacagttaaaaactaagttatttcacttgacctttttctgtgttgattgagctgtgttgaagcagcaaaaaaggacattatgttaaatgaggAGTTTCTGTCtatgatagttgatataataatgtaactgcattataaagcctacatgaattcCATGGTGTTTAggaatgaatagtctctcctactgctattgtactattctttcagctatagttacattaatcattagtaatgtagcagcctagttttgaatggcagggtccctgctatcacatgttgataaaaatataacatttacatcataaaaatcaactacaggcttcccaaatgatgTAATAaacaagcatgatgagttgaatatatgtcagcatgtggccccacttttaactcttatttttcaaacgcttattgcaaatgcttacttacagtaagttgTTAATTTGaccttgtaagtcattattttgacttagtaaatgaATAAGTCATAATATTGACATacttagtagggctgcgaatctttgggtgtcccacgattcgattcaatatcgattcttcgggtcacgattcgataatatatcgattttttagattcaacgtgattctcgatccaaaaacgatatttttccgattcaaaacgattctgtattcattcaatacataggatttcagcaggatctaccacagtctgctgacatgctagcagagtagtagatttttttcaaaaagcttttataattgaaaaggacaatgttttatcagctgatttcaataatgtacatttgtttcaactgttaaacgaaccaaaaatatgacttattttatatttgtgaaaacattggacacagtgtgttgtcaagcttatgagatgcgatgcaagtgtaagccactgtgacactattgaacttttttttattttttacaaatgtctaatgataatgtcaatgagggatttttaatcactgctatgctgaaattataactaatattgatactgttgttgataatattcatttttgtttcactacttttggtttgttctgtgacgtgtttgtgtctcctcgattgctctgtttattgcagttctgagtgttgctgggtcaggtttggttttggtatttggttgcattgttatggtattgctgtgtagtggtttgttggattgatttaaaaacatttttttttttttaaatgagaattgattctgaatcgcacaacatattcaaatcgattttttcccacacccctaatacttAGTATcgcaggtaactaggactgttttgtttttactttacggaaaaaatatcgagatatatatcgtatatcgccgttcagcaaatggagcggaaaacacaaacaaaagttGAAGGAtttttcatgcgacgaagccggcctacttgtcccccaggctgtggtggcagcaacgaggtggagacgtgatggcgacaggtcgagttacaccgatccttacaaaACTCCCTTCCCCGGTCCCTCCCCCTGGATAGTCACCACCCCaattaacacattttctgggggaaacactgtgccatatttaatttgtgtaaataaagatgataaaaaatgcattttaattggcATTTATATTATCACAAATTAAACTATgacatgatgtactgtaacaTCGCAGCGCAGGGAAGTCTTtccacaactgtttttttttaagtcttaaaTACAGTAcatcaactatgtgtgcagtgtaAGGTAatatgcagttatgtcatcttcttgtaAAGACTACACAGACTTAATTACAATTATACTCAGCTGGAAATAATATTTATACATGGCATGCATGTGCAGGACACATTCCTTTTACATGATATATCATACCAAATGTATCACATAAATCAATACAATCATTTAGCATGTTATGTGGGTGTGCAGTTTGGAACAATAGGAATTGTTATTTGCGATTATGTTGCACACAGATGTATTTGCGCGA
The window above is part of the Nerophis ophidion isolate RoL-2023_Sa linkage group LG04, RoL_Noph_v1.0, whole genome shotgun sequence genome. Proteins encoded here:
- the LOC133551493 gene encoding peripheral-type benzodiazepine receptor-associated protein 1 isoform X1; this translates as MVARADITLSTTLRKRHHSLYANLNRLETEKQHKNGADHRFLVQQNFELLRALGELEKTCSILREENSLLRKSSAPETEEKVKRLRKKNTELAVLAKRLEERARKLQEANLKMGSPVPLNGRELEKLLRQSQMEVLRLQRQLSITSSIQRTIHNPDPGGAENCEEPTEEECAEKKESELTKKRKECESLEHEVKKRKRKCLDLESRLEDEQAKNAQLKEEADLLRRKTQLLKKNRVENDELREELSKVTAQHNYVLEENQRLRAKLENLEQVLKRMRDVAERRQQLELEHEQALAILKFKQDEIKRLQLAQLFARREHEGVVQMLESTLDCMQSKVRDLEEKCRSQSAQFGLLSQELENFRLQASKADLAGSGLLMNSSFSVLTNGVGLSCEQDYTDSSWDMESLSEIAFWSLERGDNLSSPEDVAATLRMGTTPHTGGLPRVERSPVTKHRELPTISVSKSASSSSKSETTNVTSKSNTHLTPHKSSPAHEVDTASEVEELDIDIALAPYTASRETAKLQVFIARYSYNPYDGPNDNPEMELPLTAGEYIYVYGGMDDDGFYEGELMDGRRGLVPSNFVERLSDDDVMGSHPEETSDMSHNTLLNSSLHSASNQHHLHTGVHASERTEAFSASGPASASSNSALGVSAPLTNGLDLDLEEMEVDTVPYPRKLKLIKQLAKSIIISWDPPLVPAGWGNVWSYNVYVDQELRLNVPFGAQTKAVLERLDINLKAYRVSVQSLTEKGLSDQLRCSMLIGRDVCVAPTQLRVDSITATSASLSWLPCNSNYVHIVSLNEQECELVKAGCYSLCLNKLLPSQQYTVKVEARPHRTAWELPVERREHRSATINFSTLMAVSSAQSGNKGPPDAPLDVQLEHGPSPGIALISWLPVTIDNAGTSNGVHVTGYTIYADKKKVLEVSSPTAGSALLGPSQIQSLQTAQDLTVRTMSAHGESSDSFPVNVPSKLAAIMAGPAAATLVVPTLACTPVRPTNLSRQLTFENSAAKVSITGLTVDDVANCLHIPPSEAFLSSASFAKALTSPLSAVSIAACEATLPVTSTVTPVMNMTPPTSSALQPSPVIKPVPAETTVTQVVTLEQRRNTDSPGTIRPFPSISEFIEDPCAIHGTPERIPTPPKTPITDLLNPQDTLILRPPSTSSLDSEVDEELENKRLVSIEDFLRQDHDTMYDNMQKGCNRGLVEHLTDNIRSDLFDILEEEEEDLNSDHFREASTREYTIIANRLRKSEPSDSGEDILERILKLPPQVYHNKQLFSIPEVTEDEDGVREEPLPHRKQVQLRPSHLHPGDAEQLHNVLQRHPPYSNSNFPPQHHHFNSDPRSLTKDSLRRGPLQVKPKLQYRVHYSDAENTVNYPSENVVCLCEGPTNRRVSVHCPPQSTPNKHRIPLRGLEDRLKREAMLRSQMAAGYEPTTPRPYPFSQLVRPVRSHSGGMAIDVEYDTDDVNKPGACTSGEVVMEQLSSEWWIEGAEMEHIGPSYDQGKKADSLEPHKISRCEAVPSWVHDSEQTSKAVVLEDKRLKGCFESPKTKGDTRIFVALFPYDPATMSPNPDASEEELLFREGQIITVYGDKDSDGFYQGESGGRLGYVPCNMVSEIQVEDEETRQQLLQQGFLSTEASMEKIDPSQVAATCAKGKPVQGSRKMVAIFDYDPRESSPNTDIEVELTFSAGDVINVIGDMDEDGFFYGDLHGQRGLVPSNFLQAFPEKAPAEDFSAQPAQEHKKESQGTSSTEPQEPDLYSIQDTFNLQPEPAFPNRLAHVDPLPHLQLPGRTTSNLVPVHASPPTPQLQTDSSTPAKKKKRGIFSKGKKLFKRFGFSKKE